One Nocardia huaxiensis genomic window, CGCGGCAAACCGGACGGTGGCGAGGAAAATGAATCTTCCGAAACACACGTGTGGGAAGCATGGAGTTGCCTTGTATTTGCCTGATATACAGGCAGGAGTATGGACCTCGGTCCTGGCTGCGTTGACTTTTTTCCCGAGGGGTAGCTGCATTGCATAAGAAAGAATCACCCGCGGGTGATGCGCTATCGCTACCGACCTTCGGATCAGTCCTGCGGCGGTTGCGCGATGCGCGCGGCATCTCCCGCGAAAGGCTGGCCCGCTCCGCGCATCTGAGCGCCAGCTACGTCGCGCACCTGGAACTCGACGACCGCGACCGCAAACCCACCCGCACCGTGGTGGAGGCCCTGATCGGCTGCCTGGACGAGAAGGACCTGGTATCGGACGCCGACCGCAGGCACCTCTACGACCTGGCCGGCCTGACCGGACTCGACATGCCGACCGTCGACGATCTGCGCGCGTCGCTGTCGGCGGGCATGCGGCAGAGCCTGATCCGGCACGAACCGAATCCGGCCGCCTATCTCGACACCCGCTCGAATGTGCTGGCCTGCAACGCCGCTTACGGCCAGACCTTCACCGGCATTCTCGACAACGGCAGCATTCTGCGCTGGGTATTTGCCGACGAACGCTCGAAACATGCTTTGGTGGAATGGGAACGCGAGGCATACCTGACGGTTTCGCTCGTGCGCGGTTTCATCGGCCGCTCCGACAATCCCAAATGGTGGGCCGAAACTCTCGAGGATCTCAGCCGCTTTCCGGAATTCCGGCGCATCTGGGAGGCCGGGGACGCGGGCTACGGCCGCGAGACCCCGCGCATGGTGCTGCGCGACGCCGAGACGGGCGCGACGCGCACCATCGATCTGCAGCTCTTCCAGGTGGATTCGGTCGAATACCACGACCGAATCCTGTTCGTCGTGGGCATGCCGGCGGATCCGGTCGAGGAGTAGAACAGCTCGGCCGCCGCACAAGATATATCTTTCGGCGGCCCCCGGAGAGGCTCCGGAGCGTCGCGCACGGTGTCGGCGGGACCCCTACGGCCCCGCCGACTGCCGGACTCACTCCGCGGCGATGTCTTCCAGGGTCGCGATGAGCGTGCGCACCGGAACGCCGGTGCCGCCCTTGCCGATGTAGCCGAACGGCCCGCCGGTGTTGTACGCCGGACCCGCCACATCCAGGTGCGCCCACTGCACCGACTCCGGCACGAACTCCTTGAGGAACAGTGCGGCCGAGAGCATTCCGCCCCAGCGGTGCGCCGCCACATTCGCCAGATCGGCGATCTTGGAGTTGAGATCCGCCCGCAGTTCCGTGGGAAGCGGCATGGCCCAGGCGTTCTCGCCGACGCCCTGGGAGATGCGCGCCACTCGATCGCGGAAGGCGTCGGTGCCCATGACGCCCGGGGTGCGGGTGCCCAGCGCCACCATCTGCGCACCGGTGAGGGTGGCGACGTCGATGATGTAGTCCGGCTCGTCCTCGCCCGCGCGCACGATGGCGTCGGCCAGGATCAGCCGGCCCTCGGCATCGGTATTGAGCACCTCGACGGTGGTCCCGCCGTACTGCACCAGCACATCGCCGGGGCGCTGCGCGGTGGCCGAGGGCATGTTCTCGGCCATGGGCACGGTCGCGGTGACCGTGACGGGCAGGCTCAGCCGCGCCGCCAGCAGCGTGGTGGCGATGACCGCCGCCGCGCCGCCCATATCGGAGGTCATGTTCTCCATGTTCGCGGCCGGCTTGATGGAGATGCCGCCGGTGTCGAAGGTGATGCCCTTGCCGATGAGCGCGACCTTCTTGTCACCGCCGGCGTAGGTGATGCGGATGAGCCGCGGCGGCCGCGAGGAGCCCTTGCCGACGCCGAGGATGCCGCCGTACCCCTGGGTCTCCAGCTCGTTCTCGTCCAGGATCTCCACCTGGAGCCCGGCGGCCTTGGCCAATTCGGCTGCGCGATTGGCGAATTCGGCCGGGAACAGCGCGTTCGGCGGGGTGTTCACGAAATCCCGTGCGGTGGCGACGGCTTCGGCCACGGCCTGGGCGCGGAACAGCGCCTCGACGCCGAATCCCGCGTCGGGGACCAGGAATTCGACGCGGCCGACCGGCTGGTCGCCCGGCTTCGGCGCGGACTTGGCCGACCGGAACGCGGTGAACTGGTACGCGCCGAGGTAGAAGCCCTCGGCCGCCGCACCCAGATCCAGCCCCGACAGCGTGGTGACCGCGGTGCCGGTGCCGGTGAGCGCGCGCCCGGCCACACCGGCGGACTTGCGGATCTGTTCGGCGTCGACCTTCTCGGCCGGGCCGAGGCCGACGGCCAGCACACTGTCCACGCCGAGGCCGGCGGGCGCCGGAATCCGGGTCAGCTCTTCGGGCTTGCCCTTGGCCCCGACGGCGCGGAGCGCGGCGACCAGGGCCGCGCGGGTGTCGGCGTCCAGCACATCGTTGAAGGCATCCGCGGGGGCGATCACGGGTCCGTCGTCGGCGGAGGTGAGTCCGATGACGAGCACATCGGCCTCGCCGATGCTCTCGGTGCGTACCAGTTCCGGCCCGAGCGAACGATCTGCAACAGCTGTCATGGGCCCCACGTTACTGGGCGTGTCGAATTGAGCCGGGGTTCGGCGCGTCGAAGGTGAAATGTCTGATTAGCCGGTTTGCCTGCGGCGCTTTGTCCGGGTCCGTCCCGAGAGCTGAGATCACTCGTGTCGAATCCGCCCGCTACCGGGAGCGGTCACTAGGCTGTCTCGCACCGCTGCGGCGGTACAGGCGATGGAGGGTTGCGAGCTGGTGGAGTTGCGTGGCGACGTGGTGCCCGATGCTCGCGCGGGGGAGAGCGCGGAGAACGGATTCGGCTGGGACTGGCCGTCGAAATCGTCCCGAGTCCTGGAAATGCAGCGGCCGCAGCGAATCTGGGAACGACACCCGATCCGCGGCCGCGCCCGCCCCTATGTGGTCGCCGTCTTCAATCTCAAAGGCGGCGTGGGCAAGACGACCACCACCGCGGCCCTGGCCGAAATCCTCTCGGTCGAATTCGGCAAACGCGTCCTGCTGGTCGACCTCGACCCGCAGACCAACCTCACCACCATGATGGTCGGCGAAACCCGCAGGGACGAACTGGATCACACCGACCACACCCTCGCCGCCGTCTTCGCCGACGCCCTCGGCGGCCGCCGCCCCGGCAATGCCGCCCGCCTGGTCCAGCACCAGGTATCGCCCATGTCGGTGGTCACCTCGGTGGACCTGCTCCCCGCCTCCCCGAAACTCATTGCCCAGCAGGACGATCTGCCCCACCTGCGCGGCAACGACCCCACCACCGTCCTCGCCGCCTCCCTCGCGGATGTCCTCGGCGACTACGACTACGTGCTCATCGACTGCCCGCCCAATCTGGGCACCGTCACCCAGAACGGATTGCGCATAGCCGACGGCTATCTCATCCCCACCATCCCCGACTTCATGTCCACCTACGGCATCCCCTCGGTCCAGCACCACATCCGCCACCTCGCCGACGAATGGGGCGCCCCCATAGAAGAACTCGGCGTAGTCATCACCAAGTACCGCCGCTCCTCGGCAGTCCACCGCAAGGTCCTCGACGACCTCTCCCGCAACCACGCCCTGCCCCGCCTGTTCCCCACCCGAATCCCCGAATCCAACCAAATAGCCGCCGCCGCCGAATACGCCGACTTCGGCGGCCTCCGCCAGAAGTACGGCACCGGAGGCCAATTCCTCGCCCTCCGCGAACTCACCGCCGACTTCCTCGCCACCACCCGCATCAAACTCGCCTGGGGCCGTTGACCTCTCATGCACAGCCTGCCCGGCTATACATGAGAGGCGATCAGGGCTAGGCGGCCAGGACGTGGTGCGGTGTGCCACAGCCGGCCAGCCGGCCGTCGCGGAGCATCAGGCAGTGATCGGCGCGCTCGGCCTCGGCGCGATCGTGCGTCGACTGCACCACGGTGACTCCGGTGGCGGCGGCTTCGGCGAGGACGCGTGAGATCTCCTGCTGCGCATCGATATCCAGCCCGGTTGTCGGCTCGTCGAGCAGTAGGAGATCGGATTGCTGCGCCAGGGCCCGGGCGAGGAGCGCGCGCTGGCGCTGGCCGCCGGACAGGTCGGTCAACCGTCGTTCGGCGAGAGCGGTGATGCCCATTCGCTCGAGGCTGTCACCGACCACGGCGTGATCGGCACGGGTGAGCCGCCGCCACGGTCCGCGATGCGCCCACCGCCCCATGGCCACGGTCTCGCGCACCGTGATCGGCAAGGTTGCCGGAACGGCGGACTGCTGCACCACGAAGGCGGCCCGTTCGCGGCTCGGGCGGATCACCTCGCCGCGCAGGGGTGCGATCACCCCGGCCAGCACGCCGAGCAGCGTGGACTTTCCGGATCCGTTCGGCCCGACGATCGCGGTCACCCGGCCGGCCGGAATTGTGGCCGTCACCTCGTGCAAGACGGTCCGTGACCGGTAGCCCGCAGTTAGCTTGTCAATGCGAGTTTCCAACGCCGCTCGTGTGTTCACTACCTCACCTACCTTGAACTGAAAATCGTTTTCAGTATATGGTCCCGTGCCGTGGAGTTCCTGATCGCCCCGTTCGAGGTGTCCTTCGTGCAGAGAGCACTCTGGGGCGGACTGCTTGTCTCCTGCGTCTGCGCCCTGGCCGGGACCTGGGTTGTGATGCGCGGCATGGCATTCCTGGGCGAGGCCATGGCGCACGGGCTGCTGCCCGGAGTTGCCGTGGCATCGCTGCTGGGCGGAAACGTGCTTCTGGGAGCGGCTTTCAGCGCCGGAGCCATGGCGGCGGGCGTCACCGTCATGGGCCGCAGCGCCCGCTTCGCCGCCGACACCGCCATCGGCCTGCTGTTCGCGGGCATGCTCTCGCTCGGTGTGATCATCGTGTCCCGCTCGCAATCCTTCGCAGTGGACGTGACCGGCATGCTGTTCGGCGACATCCTCGCCATCCGCGACCGCGACCTGGTCTATCTGGTTGTGGCCCTAGGTATTTCGCTGGTGATCGCGGTCCTCGGTCACCGCGCGTTCGTGGCCCTGGCCTTCGACCCGCGCACCGCGCACACCCTGGGCCTGCGACCCCGGCTCGCACACGCCGCCCTCTTGGCACTGCTGACGCTGGCGATCGTCGCCTCCTTTCATATCGTGGGCACCCTGCTGGTCTTCGGCCTGCTCATCGCCCCGCCCGCCGCTGCCACCTACTGGTCCCACCGCATCCCGGTGATAATGGCCCTGGCCGCGCTGTTCGGCGGATTCTCCACCGTCACAGGACTTCTCGTGTCCTGGCATGCGGGCACCGCGGCGGGCGCGACCATCGCCGCCATCGCGGTCGGACTGTTCTTCGCCTCCGCGCTGACGGCCGCCCTGCGTGCGACCCTCCGCCGTGCGGGCGGATTCGGCTGGTCCCGTCGCCGTCTCGCCGCAGCCTCTCCGAATCTTGTTGTGGCGGTCGCCGTTCTGGCCTCGCTCGGCTCCCTGCTCGGCTGCGGCAAACCGGCGGACGACCCCGCCCCGGCCGACCTCCCGCACGGCTACGTGCCGGGCGCGGAGGAAACCGATTCACCCCGAACACGTTTGGTGGTCTCCGATACGGACGGAGCGATCCGCGTCATAGACCTGCTCACCGAAAAGGTCTCCGATGCAGGCCGGATCCCTGGCATCTCGGGTATCGCCGCCGACGACCGCTTCGCCTACC contains:
- a CDS encoding helix-turn-helix transcriptional regulator, translated to MHKKESPAGDALSLPTFGSVLRRLRDARGISRERLARSAHLSASYVAHLELDDRDRKPTRTVVEALIGCLDEKDLVSDADRRHLYDLAGLTGLDMPTVDDLRASLSAGMRQSLIRHEPNPAAYLDTRSNVLACNAAYGQTFTGILDNGSILRWVFADERSKHALVEWEREAYLTVSLVRGFIGRSDNPKWWAETLEDLSRFPEFRRIWEAGDAGYGRETPRMVLRDAETGATRTIDLQLFQVDSVEYHDRILFVVGMPADPVEE
- the aztB gene encoding zinc ABC transporter permease AztB → MEFLIAPFEVSFVQRALWGGLLVSCVCALAGTWVVMRGMAFLGEAMAHGLLPGVAVASLLGGNVLLGAAFSAGAMAAGVTVMGRSARFAADTAIGLLFAGMLSLGVIIVSRSQSFAVDVTGMLFGDILAIRDRDLVYLVVALGISLVIAVLGHRAFVALAFDPRTAHTLGLRPRLAHAALLALLTLAIVASFHIVGTLLVFGLLIAPPAAATYWSHRIPVIMALAALFGGFSTVTGLLVSWHAGTAAGATIAAIAVGLFFASALTAALRATLRRAGGFGWSRRRLAAASPNLVVAVAVLASLGSLLGCGKPADDPAPADLPHGYVPGAEETDSPRTRLVVSDTDGAIRVIDLLTEKVSDAGRIPGISGIAADDRFAYPATADTARIVDGGAWTVDHGDHMHYYMTDVRELGALGHGGILSVHSDSETVTVITRTGTYLLGRKALDSGSIIEQRTLAGLAVPYASHLITVNPSGQAEVRDRDGATLQPLPEPCMDPRGSATTRRGIVFGCADGALVVTADEGVFTAEKIAYPGAVPEAERPTAFTHRPGSTTVVARAGDRGVWLLDIRSGSWRLLDIGPVIAANTAGEGSSLLTLTADGVLHSYDVATGAETRRTPLLSAPVPGTVVIEIDANRAYINDPQARAVHEIDYRDNLRRARTFPLDIAPAYMVETGR
- the aztA gene encoding zinc ABC transporter ATP-binding protein AztA, translating into MNTRAALETRIDKLTAGYRSRTVLHEVTATIPAGRVTAIVGPNGSGKSTLLGVLAGVIAPLRGEVIRPSRERAAFVVQQSAVPATLPITVRETVAMGRWAHRGPWRRLTRADHAVVGDSLERMGITALAERRLTDLSGGQRQRALLARALAQQSDLLLLDEPTTGLDIDAQQEISRVLAEAAATGVTVVQSTHDRAEAERADHCLMLRDGRLAGCGTPHHVLAA
- a CDS encoding ParA family protein is translated as MQRPQRIWERHPIRGRARPYVVAVFNLKGGVGKTTTTAALAEILSVEFGKRVLLVDLDPQTNLTTMMVGETRRDELDHTDHTLAAVFADALGGRRPGNAARLVQHQVSPMSVVTSVDLLPASPKLIAQQDDLPHLRGNDPTTVLAASLADVLGDYDYVLIDCPPNLGTVTQNGLRIADGYLIPTIPDFMSTYGIPSVQHHIRHLADEWGAPIEELGVVITKYRRSSAVHRKVLDDLSRNHALPRLFPTRIPESNQIAAAAEYADFGGLRQKYGTGGQFLALRELTADFLATTRIKLAWGR
- a CDS encoding leucyl aminopeptidase, which encodes MTAVADRSLGPELVRTESIGEADVLVIGLTSADDGPVIAPADAFNDVLDADTRAALVAALRAVGAKGKPEELTRIPAPAGLGVDSVLAVGLGPAEKVDAEQIRKSAGVAGRALTGTGTAVTTLSGLDLGAAAEGFYLGAYQFTAFRSAKSAPKPGDQPVGRVEFLVPDAGFGVEALFRAQAVAEAVATARDFVNTPPNALFPAEFANRAAELAKAAGLQVEILDENELETQGYGGILGVGKGSSRPPRLIRITYAGGDKKVALIGKGITFDTGGISIKPAANMENMTSDMGGAAAVIATTLLAARLSLPVTVTATVPMAENMPSATAQRPGDVLVQYGGTTVEVLNTDAEGRLILADAIVRAGEDEPDYIIDVATLTGAQMVALGTRTPGVMGTDAFRDRVARISQGVGENAWAMPLPTELRADLNSKIADLANVAAHRWGGMLSAALFLKEFVPESVQWAHLDVAGPAYNTGGPFGYIGKGGTGVPVRTLIATLEDIAAE